A region of Pseudomonadota bacterium DNA encodes the following proteins:
- a CDS encoding NTP transferase domain-containing protein yields the protein MSNTYAVIMAGGSGTRFWPLSRRTRPKQLLPLAAGGEVLIRAAFRRVLQLTVPERVLVVTAQALAESVRTLLPELPAANLLTEPCARNTAPCVAWASAHVHRSDPEARLVVVPADQYVEDDDACAQVMRTAIAAAEGDRLITVGLEPTRAETGYGYIELGRQIADSVYQALRFVEKPERGQAQHYLESGRFLWNSGMFFFEAGAALAEIRRQLPELTELLDAVSKASPKQALERARKAYSSLPSVSLDHGVMEGARNVLVVRGEFGWADVGSWNSAWRLARKDVLGNATTAKTVAVDSQDCYVEAAQSKVVALVGLSGVVVVDTPDALLVLRKDQAQRVRQLVEALRNQGDDEVL from the coding sequence GGACGCGTCCCAAACAACTGCTGCCCCTGGCTGCGGGCGGTGAGGTGTTGATACGCGCCGCCTTCAGGCGGGTGCTGCAGCTAACCGTGCCGGAGCGCGTACTGGTAGTCACGGCGCAGGCGCTCGCTGAGAGCGTAAGGACCCTGCTTCCCGAGCTTCCTGCGGCCAACCTCCTGACCGAGCCTTGCGCTCGCAATACGGCGCCGTGCGTGGCGTGGGCCAGCGCGCACGTGCATCGTTCGGACCCCGAGGCCCGTCTGGTTGTGGTGCCGGCGGACCAGTACGTCGAGGACGATGACGCGTGCGCGCAGGTCATGCGGACAGCTATCGCCGCGGCCGAAGGGGATCGGCTGATTACCGTCGGTCTCGAGCCCACTCGGGCGGAGACGGGCTACGGGTACATCGAGCTCGGCCGCCAAATCGCCGACAGCGTGTACCAAGCCCTGCGCTTCGTGGAGAAACCCGAGCGCGGGCAGGCCCAGCACTACCTGGAGTCGGGCCGATTCTTGTGGAACAGCGGGATGTTCTTCTTTGAAGCTGGCGCCGCGCTCGCCGAAATCCGAAGACAGCTGCCCGAGCTCACCGAACTGCTCGACGCCGTCAGCAAGGCAAGCCCAAAGCAAGCGCTCGAACGCGCCCGCAAAGCCTACTCAAGCCTGCCAAGCGTTTCTCTCGACCACGGCGTCATGGAGGGTGCGCGCAATGTGTTGGTCGTACGGGGCGAGTTCGGATGGGCCGATGTCGGCAGCTGGAACAGCGCCTGGCGACTCGCGCGCAAAGATGTGCTGGGCAACGCGACCACGGCAAAGACCGTGGCAGTGGACAGTCAAGACTGCTATGTGGAGGCAGCCCAGAGCAAAGTGGTGGCCCTGGTCGGCTTGAGCGGCGTCGTAGTGGTCGACACGCCGGATGCGTTGCTCGTGCTGCGTAAGGACCAGGCGCAGCGGGTGCGGCAACTCGTCGAGGCGCTCCGGAACCAGGGCGACGACGAGGTTCTGTGA